The DNA window CAACAATATTAATAATAGCATCTGGAGCATCGTTTAATAAATAGTTTCTAGAAACTACTTCTTCAAGAGTATAGGGTGAAAGAGAGTATATACCAGGTAAATCAATGATTTCCACATCTTTATTTCCTTTCAATCTCCCTCCCTTTTTTTCAACGGTTACACCAGGCCAATTGCCCACATATTGTGAGCTTCCTGTAAGAGTATTAAACATCGTAGTCTTGCCACTGTTTGGATTCCCCGCAAGAGCTATTCTTAAATTCATATACTATTCCTCCTTTAACAAGTTAGTTACGACTAACTTCATGTTCTAAAATATGCAGTCCCTAGGACTGCTTAAATTTATTGTACTTCAATCATTTCTGCATCGGCTTTACGCAGACTAAGCTCGTAGCCACGAACATTTACTTCAATGGGGTCTCCTAAAGGTGCATACTTACGAACCATAATCTTAACACCTTTTGTGATTCCCATATCCATAATCCTACGTTTTACAGCTCCTTCTCCATGGAGCTTTACAACAGTAACAGTTTCTCCACATTTAACTGAATTCAATGTGTTCATGTCTTTGTCCTCCTTATACCATAATTCTATTAGCCATGACTTTATCAAGCGCCACACGAGTATTTTTGACATTTAAAATCACGTTCCCTGCAAGCTCAGAAACAATAGTAACATCTGCGCCCTCCACAAATCCGAGGCTAGCCAGGAATTTACGTACATCATCTTTTCCTACAATTTTCTTAATAAAGTTAGTTTCTCCTATTGCAGCCATAGTAAGTGGCATCATAATTCCTCCTATTAGTTAGCCTAGACTAACCTTTAATTTAAATTTAGTCTATCACCCTGTTTATAATTTGTCAATAGAGTTTTTCGCTTTTTTGTTGATTTAATTAAAGTTTTCTGTTAACATGAACGTAGGATTTGGAGGTGTGATTTTATTGAAAATTCAAGAATCTGCTGAAAACTACCTTGAGACAATTTTGATGCTCAAAAATAGAATTGGTCAGGTCCGTTCTATAGATATAGTTAATGAGCTAAACTTTTCTAAACCTAGTGTGAGCAACGCAATGAAACAGTTTCGTGAAAATGGATATGTTACTATTGATAAAAAGGGATTTATTACTTTAACAGAATCTGGTCTAGAAATTGCTGAGCGGATATACGAACGCCACAGCCTGCTGACAGAATGGCTTGTAGCACTTGGTGTCAGCAAGGAAACTGCTCTAGAGGATGCATGTAGGATTGAACATCATATTAGTCAAGAGAGCTTTGAAAAAATCAAAGTACATTGTGAAAAATGCATTTTATCTAATAATTGCAAGAAAAATGATAATTGATTACTTGATCGCTTCCACCATATAATTTCAACACTGCTGGGTACCCCCAGCAGTTCTTTTCTATATTCTCATCCTTTCATATCTAATATTTTATATTTAATATTAATGGAACATGCTTTTATCTATTCTTTTACTTTTCGGGCACATATGGTTTAAATGTATAAAATTACTAGGTTACATAATTGTAATTATATTGTAATCAAATTATAATCTAATCTCAGCTTTAATGCTATATAATTATAGATGACGACGGAAGAAATATAGGAAATATGGAACTTTTTCGTCGAAATTACTGTCAAACCTATTAGTTTTCCTCACAAAAATCGAGATGTAAAAACAAAAAACAAAAGAGAGGTGTATACACAATATGAACAGATACATAAGAAATTTCGTAGTAGGGGTTTCCTCTGCCGCCATAATTTTTTGCAGTTTTACTCCAAGCTTTGCAAGTAAGCCCTTCATAATACATGAAGAAAAGATGTCAGAAAACATATCAAGTGGTGTAATACACGAGACAATTAAGCAGTTCAATGCTAATGGCTGGTGGAACATAAATGTGCTTAGAATAAATCTTGATGACCAATACACAGATATTAAGACATTATTCAGTAAGGATGGTATTTCTAAAAGAGATACTATCACAAATATGATGAAATCATCTAATGTAGTAGGGGCTATAAATGGAGATTACTTTTCCACAGTACATAATTCATACCCAGAGGGTGTAGTTATTGATGGTGGAATAATGGTGTCATCTCCTTATGATACATGGAATCAAGGACTTCCTGTATTTGCAGTGGATAATTATAAGAACCCTTCCATATCCTTCTGGGATTGGAGCATAAAAGTAATAGCTCAAAACGGAGCGGCTTTAAATGTAAAAGCAATGAACAAAGAAAGTAAATTACACGAGGATATCATAATATACGATAAAAATTGGAATAGTCAATCCTTAGGGAACAAGGTATTCAATGATCTTATAGAAGTAGTAGTAGTTAACGATTATGTGTCTGAAATAAGAGTAGGTCAACCTCCTATTTCTTTCCCTCAGGATGGATATATTATAACTGGAAGAGGAAGTGTTGCAAATCAGCTATCAAATAACTTTCATGTTGGAGAAAGAGTATCTTTAGAATATCATACATCACCTGATTATAACAGCATAGTTGCTGCAATTGGTGGTGGAAGTCCTCTGTTAAAGGATGGGGCCAGAACTCCTTTTAAGATAAATATTCAAGGGGATCATCCTAGAACAGCCATTGGAATAACTAGAGATAAAAGAGAGATTATAATGGCTACAATTGACGGTAGAGATACATCATACAAGGGAGTTAGTCAGGAAACAATGGCAGATATAATGCTGACTCTAGGTGCCTATGATGCAATTAATCTTGACGGAGGCGGCTCTACAACTATGGCTATTAAGCCTGCTGGTACTGATGATCCTGTAATTGTAAACCGTCCTTCTGAAGGAAGTCAGAGAAAAGTGACAAATGGAATCGGCGTAACTAGTACTGCTCCTCAAGGTGACCTAAGCTATATTAAGGTCTATACTGATGACAGTAAAATGTTTGTTAATACTACCAGAAAGTTTTATATAAAGGGCTTCGATGAATTTCATAATCCAGTAGATGTAGATGATGAAAGTGTTCAATTCTTTATAGATGGGATAAATGGCAAATTTAATGGAAATGTTCTTACAGCAAATAGCTCGGGTGAAGGAACAGTAAAAGCCTTTTATAACAATACACATGCAGAAATGAAAATCAAGGTATTAGGCGATGTAAAAGAGCTTCAATTAGAAACAGATAAGTTTGGTATAGATGCATCTAGTCAGAAAAGCCTTGGAAAAATATATGGAAAGAACAGCCAAGGACATGTAGCACTTATAGAGTCAAATGATATAGCTTGGGAATCAATAGGTAACGTAGGCTATGTGCAGGATGGTATATTCTACAGTGCAGATAAGCCAGCTGCTGGTGCGCTTGTAGCTAGATTAGGAAGTGCAGTAGAAAGCACATTGGTTTCCGTAGGATTTGAGGAAATCATGATAAATGATTTCGAAGGTCTAGGTGGTATTAGCTTCTTGTCATATCCAAATGTGGTTACAGGCAGTATTGAGCAAAGCTCTGACAGCAAGGTTGGACTTGGCTCTGTAAAACTTAGATATGATTTTACAGGCTCTGATGAAACTAGAGCAGCGTATATAGCTTTTGGTGAAAAAGGGGTACAGCTTAGCAAAAACCCAGAAAAAATAGGCATGTGGGTATATGGCAATGAAAATAACAGCTGGATAAGAGGACAAATGTCTGATGCCAATGGAAAAGCTATTAAGCTTGATTTTGCTACTAATGTGGATTGGAAGGGCTGGAAGTTCGTCACTGCTAATATTCCTTCTGATGCCGCATATCCAGTAACATTAGAGAGAATTTATGTAACAGAAATAAATCCTATGAATAAATACTCAGGCGAGTTGCTTTTTGATGGTTTAAAAGCAATGTATCCGAAAAACTTTGATGTAGTTAATCTTCCTTCCTCTACATCAGTAAAGGATGAAAAACAGAAAACTGTTGATACAGTAGAAAGTGGATTTAAGTTTATAATGGGCTTTGGAATAGATAAATTAGATAATCTATATAAACAGCAGATTGCAAAGCAAATTACTAATCGCTTATCTAATAGTAAATATGGATTTTTTATGGGACAAATTGATGAAAGTCTGAAAAAAGGAACTAATGCAAAAATAGTAGAGGTCTCAACTGGGTATTTACCAATTAGAGATGGTGATATATTATTCATCAGAGCTGATAGCTCAAAGGGTGGCTTGAGAGCATCAAATCCTGAGCAATGGATAGGGTTAAAAAATGATCTGTCTATAGCTACTCAAAATAATATAATAATCGCTATGTCAAAACCTGTATTTGGCAGCAATGGATTTACAGATAAGCTTGAGGCAAAGCTGCTTCATGATACATTAGTGCAATATGCAGAAAAAGGCAAGAATATATGGGTAGTATCTAACGGAGGTAAAAACGAAGTAGACTTAAGAGATGGTGTTAGATATATAGAATTGTCCAAGCCAAATCTAAATACCACAAGTACTACATTTGATTTAAGACTATTAGAATTTTCATATAATAATGGCGAGTTAACATATGACTTTGTGCCAGTATTCAAAAAGTAGGGGATAATCTCCCCTACTTTGCTTTCTCCACATCTTATGTTTGTATCTAATTTGTCGTAAATATCTATATTGCTTTCATTTATCCTCATACTAGTAATTAATCCTACAGTTACAATTGTAAGTATGACAATTAATCCCATATATAACATCCTTTTCTTTGCCATCAATCATCTCTCCTTTTAGTAGTTATTATTCGTCTTTTTATGCTGTTTATTCATGAAAATATATACAAGCTTTTTAGAATAATTTAGCCATCTTCTAAATATATATTTATATCCACTAAAGCATAAGGAGGGCGGCAAATGAAAAATTTAAGAGTATTAACTACTCATGTTGAAGAGAAATATAAAGCTGCAAGGGAAATCAGCAATTATTTAAGTACATATTTTGAAGCTTACCCAAGACATGATGACATAATAATTGTAGGTATTGGAACGGACAAGTGTATAGGTGATTGCTTGGGTCCCCTTGTGGGAACTATTTTAAAGAAAAGAGATTTCATTTCCCCAGTATATGGAACCTTGAAAAGGCCATTGCACGCTCTTAATTTAAAGGATAGGGTATTGAGTATAAAGTCCAGACATCCTGATGCTTTTATAATTGCAATAGATGCATGCTTAGGAGAAGATGATAGTGTAGGAACTATACAGATAAGAAGTGGTCCCATAGATCCAGGTAAGGGTGTAGGAAAAAATCTTCCATCAGTAGGTGATTTATCAATAATAGGAATAGTTGAAAAGCTAGGCAATGATAATAATTCTTCACTTCATAACATAAGGCTTTCATTTATATTTGAAATGGCAGAGATAATTGCAGAAGGGATTATGATGGGTCTGTGATAATTGAGATTTGAGAATTAATTATGAATAAAAATTGTCATCCTGAGCGTAGCGAATGGTCTTAAATATAGATTCTTCACTACGTTCAGAATGACAACACCTATAGTTTTCTTCTATTCTAATATATTTAACAAATCAAATATTAGCTTACACGCTTCTCCTCTAGTTAAGCAATCCTTTGGTCTAAATTTACCATTTGAGCCATTCATTATTCCCATTATTTGAAGGTTTTTTATGGCATTAAGTGCTTCATCAGAGATTTCGCTAATATCTGAATAGTCTAACTGAAAATCTAGATTATCATCATAGCCTATGGCTCTGCTAATAATAATTGCTGCCTCTTCCCTTGCTATGTATTCATCAGGTTTAAATTCGTTGGTTTCTTCATATCCTGTTATAATATTTGCCTCCGTTATTGCTATTACATGCTCAACTGCCCAGTTGTCTATATCGCAAGCATCTGCATACTCTAAGTCATTATCCTCTGGCTTAAGCTGCAAGGCACGGGATAGCATTACTGATATTTCCTGTCTGGTTATTTTATCATTTGGGTTAAAATTGCTTCCATCTCCACTGACTATATTCATATCATGAAGACTTATAATATAACTTTTTGACCAAGTCCTAGATATGTCTAAGAAAGGATATATACTTCCAGTTTTAGATATCCAATTTCCAACAAGCCAGCCCTCTTTATTTATTTCCTTAGCCTTAACCTTATACCAAAAATAACCGTTATTTAGTACTGGTCCTTCTAATACCTGAAACTCCATTAAATTAGTTACTTCCACAATATCTGAACCATTAGGCGTTTCCTTTAGGTTCATAATATGTCTGCCATCAAGCCTTACAATATCTCCTTCAGTATAAGTCAATATATCGCCATAGTGAAGGTCCTTTGGTGTATCAAATTTAGAGCTTTTACTTGGAAGTCCCTGCTTAGGCAGTAGTTTATTATCTATTGGAGTTATTTTTTGTCCATATTCCTTTTCTGCTATGGAATATATCAAATTCTGATAGGTCTGTTTTTTCAATCCCGTGTTTGGATTATTAGATTTACTCCAGCCATTGTATGCCCATATGGCAAAATACCAATTTTCTAATACATTTGGGTTCATGTCCCCTATTTGCGGAAGCTTCTCTAAAGCAGTATCCCATTTTCTAAGAAGCACATCTGCTCCTGCTTCTATATTGTAGTCAATATCGTACTTTAATTTCTCATTATCAAACCAGCCATATTTATTATGTACTTGCATGAGTCCTACGCTGCCTCCTCTACTTACAAAGGCAGAGCCATCATTGTTAAATTGCTTAAACACGCTTTCAACTCTGGCTATGGACTTTAGTATGACTGAAGGTATGCCTCTTTTTCTAGCTACCTCTTCAATCTTTTTTTCTAGTTCTGCCCTAGGTGGATTTGAAGGCTTTGTGCTTGCGCCTACACTTTTATAAGAAAACATAAGCAGTATTATCGTACACAGGACAGAAATAAAAATCCTTCTTAACATAACTACACCCCATTCTCATTATTCAAAGGCCAAGAATATAGATTAGTAATTTTTGCTAGTAAAGTTTTTTAATATTCATATTATATACTATAAAAATTTTTTTGTAAAATGTAACAGTTGGGACATGTTTTTTGTTATTATAAAGAGAAGTATTCTACATTTAACTTCAAGGATAAAAATAACTCCAGCAGATTTTTTAACTAGTCTACTGGAGTTTTTCTCTAATATATTCTATTTACTTTTTCCTTTACTTCCTTTTCTATGGCTTTAAGCTTATTATATGCAGCATCATAGCTTTTTCCATTAGCTGACATGTAGACCTTTAGCTTTGGCTCTGTGCCAGAAGGTCTTAAGGCATACCATGAATTGTCTTCAAATATAAACTTGATTACATTTTCTTTAGGAAGACCTAATATAGATTCTTCACTGCGTTCAGAATGACAAACATGTGTAGAAGGTGAATTATCACATAGTTTACTGCTTCCAGCCATATAATCATTTACTCTCCAGATTTTTAAATCTGCTATTTCTTTAGGAAAGTCTTTTCTAAAGCCATCCATTATAGAATCAATTTTTCTTTTTCCTTCTATCCCTTCAAGATTTATTGAGAACAATTCTTCTATATAGTATCCAAATCTTTCATATAGCTGGAGCAATGCCTGATGTAAATTAAGTTCCTTTGTTTTATAATAGGCAGCCATTTCACATATTAGCATCGAAGCAATTACTGCGTCTTTTTCTCTTACAAAAGTGCCTGTCAAATATCCAAAGCTTTCCTCGTATCCAAACTGAAAGCTGTATTCTCCCGATTGTTCAAATTTTTTTATCTTTTCTCCTATATACTTAAATCCCGTAAGAGTATCTATGGTTTCCACTCCATAATGATTAGCTATGACTCTTCCCAGTTCACTTGTTACTATAGTCTTTATAATAACTGAATTTAAAGGAATGTCTTTTCTGCTAGACAGTATATAGTCTAGAAGCAATGCACCTGTTTGGTTTCCATTTAAGACAATGTATTCTCCTTTGTCATCCTTTACAACTACTCCTACCCTATCACAGTCAGGGTCTGTCCCTAATATAATGTCACCCTTTACCTTTTCTCCTAGTTCTATTGCCAGCTTAAATGCCTTAGGATCTTCAGGATTAGGATAGCTTACTGTGGAAAAATTTGAATCTGGCAGCTCCTGCTCCTTTACAACATAGACATTTTTATACCCAAGCTCCTCCAATACTCTTCTAACAGGAATGTTTCCCGTTCCATGAAGTGGAGTATATACAATATTTATATTTTTATCAATATCATCTCTTAGGCTAAGAGTCTTCACATTCTCTATATAAATATCATCTATTTCTTTTCCAATAATAGCTATAAGCTCTTTATTAAAGGCTTCTTGCTCATTCATAGTCTTTACATCTGAGAAATCCTTTATGTCTTTTACTCTTGCTATGACTTTGTCAGCTACATCAGGTACCATTTGGCCTCCATCAGCACCATATGCCTTGTATCCATTGTATTCAGCAGGATTGTGACTAGCTGTGATAACTATCCCAGCATTGGCCTGTAGATGTCTAACTGCAAAGGAAAGCTCAGGAGTTGGTCTTAGGCTTTCAAAAAGATATGCTTTTATTCCATTTGCAGCTAATACTAATGCAGAGGTCTTAGCAAACTCTCTAGATTTGTGCCTAGAATCATAGGCTATAACACAGCTTTTGTCATCCTGAGCATCGCGAAGGGTCTTAAAATTTTTCACTTCGTTCAGAATGACATCATCGTTGCCTTTAACTAAATCTCCATTGCCTAGAATAAACTCAGCTAGTCCTTGTGTAGCCTTAGATACTGTGTATTTGTTCATTCTATTCGTTCCTGCACCTATTTTACCTCTTAAACCGCCTGTTCCAAATTCTAAATCCTTGTAAAATCTATCTTCAATTTCTGCAATATTATCTTTAATCCCTAGCAACTCTTTTTTAGCTTCACCATCAATATCCGGGCTCTTTAGCCATAAATTATATTTATCCATGAAATCCATAGTAGCTTCTCCTTTTTCTCATGTTATCTGTAGTATATTATACTATATTAAGAAAAAAAAGGCTACCAAGTATGACAGGCAAGCCCTATTGTATTACATATTTCTGTATAATTGCAGCTTAAGCGTTTTGGGTTTTATGTATTTTTTCATTTATACTCTCATAGCCAGGGCTCCCCCTCTAAAAATGTTCATTTATAATGCTTTCCATGTGTGCCCTATCAATGTCTAAATAATATATTCCATTTATTTTTATTCCTTTTCCCTTCAATGTAAAAGTCTCAATGGTATCTGAATCTAAGGCTTTGAGCAATAAAGCAAGGGCTCCTATTTGATCAAGCTTAAGGTCAGTAAATATTTTGTCCTTCATTTTCAAATATAGAGGAATCACATCAGACAGCTTACCATTTTCTTTAATCTGATTAAACAGTGCCATCATAAACTTATGCTGCTGACTTATTCTAGCAAAATCTCCTGCAGGCACATCTCTATTTCTTATATAGATGAGAGCCTGATCCCCATTTAGCTTCTGCTCTCCCTTCTTTAAGACCTCTTCTCCAAGGTCCATGTCTCTTTCTACATCTATAGTTACTCCTCCTATTGTGTCTACAATGCTTTTCACAGAATCCATATCAACAGTAATATAATAATGAACATCGATCCCTAGTAAGCCCTCTACTGCTTCTACTGCATACTGATTCCCTTTTTTCTTAGGACCTCCGCCAAAGGCCATAGCATGATTTATTTTGTCCTTGTTTTTATTACCTGGAATGTCTGTATAGCTATCTCTCGGAATAGATAACATCTTTACTTTTGTTGTATCAATGTTTACCGAGACTACAATAATTGAATCGCTGCGATATCCTTTTTTTCTTGATTCACGTTCTTCACTGCTATCTACTCCTAGGAGAAGTAGATTGATTACATTTTTGTTAAAGGAAAGTTCCTCTAGCTTTTCCTTCTGTTGTTCTTCTCCTTGTTCTTTTTGTTCTTCCAGCTCAATTTGCCTTTGAGCATATTTTCGCTCATGATTATACAGGTCTTCCGGCTTCTTCAAATCCTTCTCAAAGGCTTTATGAGGATTGGTCAAATTACTAATTTTTTGGAATCCTATAATACCTGCTATTAATAAGATACTAGCTGTACAAATCATAATTATGCATAGTGTTTTTTTCTTATTCATTGCTTAACACCCTCAGAATGTATACATTTTAAATATTCTTATTCTATACTTTGACCAGCTTAATTTTTTTCTGAATCTAATCTTAAAAGTTTGCCTTTTTATTTTCTATTTTAAGCTTTTCCTTAAAACGGTTTACTATAATATTCATTTCTTCAATCCTCATAAAGCAAATAATAGTAAAGTATAGGACAGCCCCTATGCCAACGGAGCTTATTAGTGCCAAATTAGCACTAAGAGATTTAAGTAGAACAATATAGATTACTTTAGCTATAGCCCCCATAATCAAGGAAGCTAATATGGTTTTTAAAAAAGAAGCAGCAATACTTTTCAAGCCAAATGCTCCTAGCTTCTTTCTAAAGCTTATAAACAATAACACTGTACAGAATATAGCTGATATACTAGTAGCCAATGCAAGCCCAGCTATTCCCATAAACCTCGAAAGAATAATATTTAGAAATATGTTCATAGTCATGGCAACTGTAGCATTGATCATAGGTGTTTTGGTATCCTGCATAGAATAAAATGCTCTTGAAAGAATATCTCTAAAACCAATGCCTATAATACCAATTGAGTAAAAAAATAAGGCGCTTGATGTCATGTGTATGGCCTTTAAATCAAAAGCTCCTCTGCCAAATAGAAGTCCAACCACTGGCTCTGCAAATATCATAGAGCCAACTGTAGCAGGTATTACTAATAATCCTATTATATTTATGGCTTCAGATATTGTTCTTTTTAGTTCCTTAGTATTATTTTCAACAGCCATTTTTGATATCATAGGATACATAGCAATAGATATTGAGGTTACAAATATACCCTGAATAAACTCAACAAGCCTATTGGAATAATTTAAGGCTGAAATTCCCCCTACTGCTATACTTGATGCAATAGTTCTGTCTACCAGCACATTGATTTGATCTACAGAACCCCCTATTATGACAGGAAATATTAAATATATCATTTGAATAACATGTTTATCTTTCATATTTGTTATCAGCTTATATCTATAACCTTTCTTATAGACAAAGGGAAGTAAAAATAATAATTGAGAAGCATTCGCTACTACTACACCTATGGGCAATACCATAATACTTATATTGAAGCTTAAAAAAATTGATATGATAATAGCTAAGTTCAGTGGAAACCCAACCAATGCTGGTATTATGTAATTTCCCTTTAGCTGAAGAAATCCATTGAAAATATATATAAGGCTGGTAAAATATATGCCAAATAAACTTATTCTTGTAAACCGCACTGCCAAGGCTAAAGTTTCCCCCTTAAATCCCGAGGCAAATAAACGGACTATTTCCTTTGTAAATAATAACCCAAAGACAACTATTACTGTACATATAATAATTAGAATATTGACAATATTATTTGTATACCTATTTCCTTCCTCTTCTCCGTACTCCTGTTCTATTCTACAATACATGGGTATATATCCTGTAGATACGGCTATACCAATAAATGCAAATATGACCATAGGTATGGATAGTGATATTAAGTAGGCATCGCTAATATTTGAAGCGCCATAAATATAAGACAAAATAATATCTCTAGTAAAACCAAATATTTTTGATAATATTGTAATTAACATTAAAAGAATGGCTGTTTTTTTCATTTTATTTTCCTATAAATAACTAACAATATTTATTTTTGATGTAAAGGCTTTAATATCCTCTATTAAAGACTGGAGCTTTTCTCCAGTACTCAAGTCAAGTAAATTACCATCTTTATCAAATGCAGGATGCACCATTATCTCTATGCTATATAATTCTGGTTTGCTAATTGTCATCACATCCTCTGCCGAACCAAAATACCTTATATCTGAAAGTCTATTTGCACGTAAAACTGAATTGTAAATAATCTTATAAAGCTTTTTTAGCCCTTTAATCCCATTGCCACAATTTCTAGTCAATCGAACTGAGCTAATTTCATTTTTATGAGCAATTCTTATGGTTTCCCTAAAGATAGCCCATTCTGTATGGTAATGATGATGTGAATCAATATGGGTAGGAATAACTCCTCTAGACATTAGCTTGTCAATTTGTGCTTGAAATTCTTCATAAACTGCGCCTCGTTCTTCTCTATTCAAGTAAAAAATAGTCTTTCTTTCTCCATTGAACATCCCATTATCATCACAAAATTTGTGGCATTGTGTCATTCTTTCTGTAAGAGGATAGCCATCAACTAGATTTAGATGAATTCCTATTTTTCCATTAAGATTATATTCATTTATCAATTCACAGGCATTTTCAAATCCAGGCATATTTGTCATTATTGTAGCACTTGATGCCAAGTTTTCTTCAAAGGCTTGCGCTATGGCCTTGTTAATGATTTCTGAAATTCCAAAATCATCAGCATTGACTATTAATTTCATATTCTTCCCCCAACTTATATTTATATGGCATCTGATTACAATTTTAGCCACAGTCACGTCAGACTGTGTGAAAATTCACATTCTATACGTTTTTGTCATTCTGAACGCAGTGAAGAATCTGTATTTGAAGCTATTAAAGACCCATTCGCTCTACTCAGGGTAACAGTTTACACAGTCTGGCGTCTCCATATTAGATTCTACTTCTTTTAAATATAAGAATAGGATTAAAAGCAAAATCCAATATCCAGAAGCTAAATATCCGCCTTTTTGAAAATTCAATATAATGA is part of the Proteiniborus sp. MB09-C3 genome and encodes:
- the murJ gene encoding murein biosynthesis integral membrane protein MurJ, encoding MKKTAILLMLITILSKIFGFTRDIILSYIYGASNISDAYLISLSIPMVIFAFIGIAVSTGYIPMYCRIEQEYGEEEGNRYTNNIVNILIIICTVIVVFGLLFTKEIVRLFASGFKGETLALAVRFTRISLFGIYFTSLIYIFNGFLQLKGNYIIPALVGFPLNLAIIISIFLSFNISIMVLPIGVVVANASQLLFLLPFVYKKGYRYKLITNMKDKHVIQMIYLIFPVIIGGSVDQINVLVDRTIASSIAVGGISALNYSNRLVEFIQGIFVTSISIAMYPMISKMAVENNTKELKRTISEAINIIGLLVIPATVGSMIFAEPVVGLLFGRGAFDLKAIHMTSSALFFYSIGIIGIGFRDILSRAFYSMQDTKTPMINATVAMTMNIFLNIILSRFMGIAGLALATSISAIFCTVLLFISFRKKLGAFGLKSIAASFLKTILASLIMGAIAKVIYIVLLKSLSANLALISSVGIGAVLYFTIICFMRIEEMNIIVNRFKEKLKIENKKANF
- a CDS encoding ChbG/HpnK family deacetylase, with product MKLIVNADDFGISEIINKAIAQAFEENLASSATIMTNMPGFENACELINEYNLNGKIGIHLNLVDGYPLTERMTQCHKFCDDNGMFNGERKTIFYLNREERGAVYEEFQAQIDKLMSRGVIPTHIDSHHHYHTEWAIFRETIRIAHKNEISSVRLTRNCGNGIKGLKKLYKIIYNSVLRANRLSDIRYFGSAEDVMTISKPELYSIEIMVHPAFDKDGNLLDLSTGEKLQSLIEDIKAFTSKINIVSYL